One genomic segment of Streptomyces niveus includes these proteins:
- a CDS encoding site-specific integrase: MSGKRSNGEGSIYPYKNGHAAYAWVTKPDGKRARKYVYGKTRDEVHDKWIKLHSEAKKGPVATRHRTVAVFLTYWLDSIVKPNLAPLSYVSYEGYVRLYIAPHLGTKRLDKLTVRDVREWLTKLATICQCCAQGKDADRAPDRRKCCAVGGCCESYPSRRVIQGSRDALRAALTHAVGEEEISKNVASLVKVSKPRRRRIRPWSVADAGHFLTDAAARDDHLFAAWVLVLTLGLRRGEVLGLTWKSIDFETGELYVDHQIQRAGRQILHRETKTEESDDFLPLPELCLKALRMRRAQQTGDRKAVGELWQDTHGLVFTTKYGTPIEPGNLTRMFALRARRAGLRVIPLRNTRHTCSSLLVALKVHPKIAQRILRHSQIAMTMEVYAEASEEQVRAAIGKLSDAMGGTG; this comes from the coding sequence ATGAGCGGCAAGCGAAGCAACGGGGAAGGCTCCATCTACCCCTACAAGAACGGTCACGCGGCCTACGCCTGGGTCACCAAACCGGACGGCAAGCGCGCTCGGAAGTACGTCTACGGCAAGACCCGCGACGAGGTGCACGACAAGTGGATCAAGCTCCACAGCGAGGCCAAGAAGGGACCGGTCGCCACGCGGCACCGCACGGTCGCGGTCTTCCTGACGTACTGGCTCGACTCGATCGTGAAGCCCAATCTCGCCCCGCTGTCATACGTCTCGTACGAGGGATACGTACGGCTCTACATCGCTCCTCACCTCGGCACCAAGCGGCTGGACAAGCTCACCGTGCGGGACGTGCGCGAGTGGCTGACCAAGCTGGCGACCATCTGCCAGTGCTGCGCCCAGGGCAAGGACGCCGACAGGGCTCCCGACCGCCGGAAGTGCTGTGCGGTCGGCGGGTGCTGCGAGTCGTACCCGTCCCGCCGGGTGATCCAGGGCTCTCGCGACGCGCTCCGCGCCGCCCTGACCCACGCGGTCGGCGAAGAGGAGATCAGCAAGAACGTCGCCTCCCTCGTCAAGGTGTCCAAGCCGCGTCGTCGCCGGATCAGGCCGTGGTCGGTGGCCGATGCCGGCCATTTCCTCACGGACGCCGCTGCCCGCGATGACCACCTCTTCGCGGCCTGGGTCCTGGTGCTGACCCTCGGGCTCCGCCGGGGCGAGGTGCTGGGGCTGACGTGGAAGTCCATCGACTTCGAGACGGGTGAGCTGTACGTGGATCATCAGATCCAGCGAGCCGGGCGGCAGATTCTCCACCGCGAGACAAAGACGGAGGAATCGGACGACTTCCTGCCGCTGCCCGAACTGTGCCTGAAAGCCCTGCGCATGCGCCGCGCCCAGCAGACCGGCGACCGGAAGGCCGTGGGTGAACTCTGGCAGGACACTCACGGCCTGGTCTTCACCACCAAGTACGGGACCCCGATCGAGCCGGGGAACCTGACGCGCATGTTCGCCCTGCGGGCCCGCCGGGCCGGCCTTCGCGTCATCCCGCTGCGGAACACCCGGCACACGTGCAGCTCGCTCCTGGTCGCGCTCAAGGTGCACCCGAAGATCGCTCAACGCATCCTCCGGCACTCACAGATCGCCATGACGATGGAGGTCTACGCCGAGGCGAGCGAGGAACAGGTACGCGCCGCGATCGGCAAGCTGTCGGACGCCATGGGCGGTACCGGCTGA
- a CDS encoding PAS domain-containing protein, producing the protein MSGRPSRGAARLAAILDALPDGLVLVNGNGTVVNANTIALETFETPGTALVGRGLLDLLPEFDPRLIPGSMRRPEASDERGRTKPTRMIARRTDGNEFPVEVTSANLEDGQQAYDLHNYTGDELLMLVVRDLSGTVDTEAELARSQRQTEMILRAAAEGVVGTDTDGRVVLVNPAAAQILGFRASDLGGQELHPLILHSRGDGEPFPYEESPLADTLKSGRKHRVRGQVLWAKNGKQVPVDLTTAPVRDGEQLVGAVMTFTDRRPYEELVEAHTTEATETAERHAAELAETVERHTAELAAAVERHTAELADRSDRYAAEIEELAERYDNTARRHHQLAAVLGGALRGPLEELRGELSTLAADPAGQLWPEANQMLHHLSAGYARMTTLVDNVLGYQRLDEGLDQLTKVNVLLDAVVAAGVEGAIELIGPGRAQFAVHAPPIEAEVDPVRLATALAHLTADVAGVDSTGRTRAVPGGGYVDSTIVVAAAQRGDVVRIEVRGPFAGGDPVHEPIVRGIVRAHGGVLQTHEMPGMGGSAYVLEVPLGEGSGTFQPPAPASEESQGQGQAAEGSAPEAGSTGGSGRPGGGRRRARRASTDAFLGAAGEEPGEPTGRRRARTESAAGPDSGTGSDSGTDSGSGSGSASGADPQTAARQSPPQNPQQELIPAQDSGGSTGGTGRRRGRPSPAENAAGAVPGPGAELAVSAPPAPPAASSAASEGAVVTAAEGSHPTGRPALGQAVPPQGVPHAAQQEAAAAGTGRRARRDGQNALPALPSGSSPVPQQAQQQPQRQAPPQAAQETPAQPPTVRRPRRALAPAQQRPAPAPAPAGDAAPPRAQFALPPADADRAPAPSAQGAPDASMPGRHDTARSDPRADHTPLKPHPVASTNDPREALAAAETDAPAMDPNSWAPAMPTASGVGVMPGAPGQQPSWPVPGAVPAPAPAPAAEHAHTDDDTDGAGTSAGAVTGSGAGTANGNSNSNGAAGTPEDPRAAQPLPPAQPMPEEEPLPADSTQGRAFSVRTLGQGVPFAQQITKQQNQTLGSGRRRRLSAPQEPEDPRTGTGPAPGSAPQAPHASGPSHGGQGGSLGHGPHSEGRAYAIGAPDEGAEGPQPLDGPGGAVEVANRPQPRPVDDELPPEPLDNPRRLLVWPAPDVSTQQALSDRGYRPVIVHSREEVDAQIAAFPAALFVDPLTGPITRTALQSLRQAAVAAEVPVLVTAGLGQATREAAYGADPAVLLKALAPRDSEQHPSRVLLIEESEEIALALTATLERRGMQVARAGTDSEAVTLAGQMRPNLVVMDLMQVRRRRAGIIDWLRANGQLNRTPLVVYTSTGIDRAQLPQLSAGETVLFLAERSTSEDVQSRIVELLAKIGTN; encoded by the coding sequence GTGAGTGGCAGGCCATCCCGAGGCGCTGCTCGCCTCGCGGCGATACTTGACGCACTTCCCGACGGTCTCGTGCTCGTCAACGGCAACGGCACCGTCGTCAACGCCAACACCATCGCCCTCGAAACCTTCGAGACCCCTGGTACGGCCCTGGTCGGGCGCGGTCTGCTCGATCTCCTGCCGGAGTTCGACCCGCGGCTGATCCCCGGTTCGATGCGCCGGCCGGAGGCCAGCGACGAGCGGGGCCGTACGAAGCCGACCCGGATGATCGCGCGGCGCACGGACGGCAACGAGTTCCCCGTCGAGGTCACCAGCGCCAATCTGGAGGACGGCCAGCAGGCTTACGACCTGCACAACTACACCGGCGACGAGCTTCTGATGCTCGTCGTCCGCGACCTCTCGGGGACGGTCGACACCGAGGCGGAGCTGGCGCGTTCGCAGCGGCAGACCGAGATGATCCTGCGGGCCGCCGCCGAAGGCGTGGTCGGTACGGACACGGACGGCCGCGTCGTACTCGTCAACCCCGCCGCCGCGCAGATCCTCGGCTTCCGGGCCAGCGATCTCGGCGGCCAGGAGCTGCACCCGCTGATCCTGCACTCGCGCGGGGACGGTGAGCCGTTCCCGTACGAGGAGTCGCCTCTCGCCGACACGCTCAAGTCGGGCCGCAAGCACCGGGTGCGCGGGCAGGTGCTGTGGGCGAAGAACGGCAAGCAGGTGCCCGTCGACCTGACCACCGCGCCCGTACGGGACGGGGAGCAGCTCGTCGGCGCGGTGATGACGTTCACCGACCGGCGTCCGTACGAGGAACTGGTCGAGGCACACACCACCGAGGCCACCGAGACCGCCGAGCGGCACGCGGCGGAGCTGGCCGAGACGGTCGAGCGTCATACGGCGGAGCTCGCCGCGGCCGTCGAGCGGCACACCGCCGAACTCGCGGACCGCAGCGACCGGTACGCCGCCGAGATCGAGGAGTTGGCGGAGCGGTACGACAACACGGCCCGCCGGCACCACCAGCTGGCCGCCGTCCTGGGCGGCGCGCTGCGCGGGCCGTTGGAGGAGCTGCGCGGTGAGCTTTCGACGCTCGCCGCCGACCCGGCGGGGCAGCTGTGGCCCGAGGCGAACCAGATGCTGCACCACCTGTCGGCCGGGTACGCCCGGATGACGACGCTGGTGGACAACGTCCTCGGCTACCAGCGGCTTGACGAGGGCCTGGACCAGCTGACCAAGGTGAACGTGCTGCTCGACGCGGTCGTGGCGGCCGGTGTCGAGGGCGCGATCGAGCTGATCGGCCCCGGCCGGGCGCAGTTCGCCGTGCACGCGCCGCCGATCGAGGCGGAGGTCGACCCGGTACGGCTGGCGACGGCGCTCGCGCATCTCACGGCGGACGTGGCAGGCGTCGACTCGACCGGCAGGACGCGGGCGGTGCCGGGCGGCGGTTACGTCGACTCGACGATCGTGGTGGCGGCGGCGCAGCGCGGTGACGTCGTACGGATCGAGGTGCGCGGGCCGTTCGCCGGGGGCGATCCGGTGCACGAGCCGATCGTGCGCGGGATCGTGCGGGCGCACGGCGGGGTGTTGCAGACGCACGAGATGCCGGGGATGGGCGGCAGCGCGTACGTGCTGGAAGTGCCGTTGGGGGAGGGGTCGGGGACGTTCCAGCCGCCCGCGCCCGCCTCCGAGGAGAGCCAGGGCCAGGGCCAGGCTGCGGAGGGTTCCGCCCCCGAGGCCGGGTCCACGGGGGGCTCCGGGCGGCCGGGCGGCGGGCGGCGGCGGGCGCGGCGGGCGTCCACGGACGCGTTCCTCGGAGCGGCGGGCGAGGAGCCCGGCGAGCCCACGGGGCGGCGCAGGGCTCGTACGGAATCGGCTGCCGGTCCGGACTCGGGGACGGGCTCGGACTCGGGGACGGACTCGGGCTCGGGGTCGGGGTCGGCCTCCGGCGCAGACCCGCAGACGGCCGCGCGGCAGAGTCCACCGCAGAATCCGCAGCAGGAACTCATCCCGGCCCAGGATTCGGGCGGGAGCACCGGTGGTACGGGCCGCAGGCGCGGCCGGCCGAGCCCGGCGGAGAACGCGGCCGGGGCCGTACCGGGACCGGGCGCCGAGCTCGCGGTGTCGGCCCCTCCCGCTCCCCCCGCCGCGTCGTCTGCCGCGTCCGAGGGAGCGGTCGTGACGGCCGCCGAGGGATCGCACCCGACCGGGCGCCCGGCGCTCGGGCAGGCCGTGCCGCCACAGGGCGTACCGCACGCAGCACAGCAGGAGGCCGCGGCGGCGGGTACGGGGCGCCGTGCCCGGCGGGACGGCCAGAACGCCCTCCCGGCCCTGCCTTCAGGCTCGTCGCCCGTACCGCAACAGGCCCAGCAACAGCCCCAGCGGCAAGCCCCGCCACAGGCGGCACAGGAGACCCCGGCGCAGCCGCCGACCGTCCGCCGGCCCCGGCGTGCGCTGGCGCCCGCGCAGCAGCGCCCCGCGCCCGCACCGGCGCCCGCAGGCGACGCGGCGCCGCCCCGCGCACAGTTCGCACTCCCGCCGGCCGACGCCGACCGCGCGCCGGCGCCGAGTGCCCAGGGCGCACCCGACGCGTCGATGCCGGGGCGCCACGACACCGCGCGGTCGGACCCCCGCGCGGACCACACACCGCTGAAGCCGCACCCGGTGGCGTCCACGAACGATCCGCGTGAAGCACTCGCGGCGGCCGAGACCGACGCTCCGGCCATGGACCCCAACAGCTGGGCGCCCGCGATGCCCACCGCCTCGGGCGTCGGCGTGATGCCCGGCGCGCCCGGCCAGCAGCCCTCGTGGCCCGTCCCCGGAGCCGTACCGGCACCGGCCCCTGCCCCGGCGGCCGAGCACGCCCACACGGACGACGACACCGACGGCGCAGGCACAAGCGCAGGCGCAGTTACGGGCTCGGGCGCAGGCACAGCCAACGGCAACAGCAACAGCAACGGCGCGGCCGGCACCCCCGAAGACCCCCGCGCCGCACAGCCGTTGCCGCCCGCCCAGCCCATGCCCGAGGAGGAGCCGCTGCCGGCGGACTCCACGCAGGGACGGGCGTTCAGCGTCCGTACGCTGGGCCAGGGGGTCCCCTTCGCGCAGCAGATCACCAAGCAGCAGAACCAGACCCTGGGCTCGGGCCGCCGCCGCAGGCTGTCCGCCCCGCAGGAACCGGAAGACCCCCGCACCGGCACCGGTCCCGCCCCGGGCTCCGCGCCCCAGGCCCCGCACGCCTCCGGCCCCTCCCACGGCGGCCAGGGCGGTTCCCTCGGCCACGGCCCCCACTCCGAGGGCCGCGCCTACGCCATAGGAGCCCCGGACGAGGGCGCCGAAGGCCCCCAGCCGCTGGACGGCCCCGGCGGCGCGGTCGAGGTCGCCAACCGGCCCCAGCCCCGCCCGGTCGACGACGAGCTGCCCCCCGAGCCGCTGGACAACCCGCGTCGGCTGCTGGTCTGGCCCGCCCCCGACGTCTCCACCCAGCAGGCCCTGAGCGACCGCGGCTACCGCCCGGTGATCGTGCACTCCCGCGAGGAGGTCGACGCGCAGATCGCCGCCTTCCCCGCGGCCCTCTTCGTCGACCCGCTGACCGGCCCGATCACCCGGACCGCGCTCCAGTCGCTGCGCCAGGCCGCCGTCGCCGCCGAGGTCCCGGTGCTCGTGACGGCCGGGCTCGGGCAGGCGACGCGCGAGGCGGCGTACGGGGCGGACCCCGCCGTACTGCTCAAGGCCCTGGCGCCGCGCGACAGCGAACAGCACCCGTCGCGCGTGCTGTTGATCGAGGAGAGCGAGGAGATCGCGCTCGCGCTGACGGCGACGCTGGAACGCCGCGGCATGCAGGTGGCGCGCGCCGGAACGGACAGCGAAGCGGTCACGCTCGCGGGCCAGATGCGGCCGAACCTGGTGGTCATGGACCTGATGCAGGTACGGCGCCGGCGCGCGGGCATCATCGACTGGCTGCGCGCGAACGGCCAGTTGAACCGTACGCCGCTGGTCGTCTACACCTCCACCGGCATCGACCGCGCCCAACTGCCGCAGCTCTCCGCCGGGGAGACCGTGCTCTTCCTCGCCGAGCGGTCGACGAGTGAGGACGTGCAGTCGCGGATCGTGGAACTGCTCGCGAAGATCGGCACCAACTGA
- a CDS encoding SSI family serine proteinase inhibitor: MSRRSFLTVTAAFAASLAAVAAFAPTATAGPLDIAWTALPPLFQEQGQGQEQQQAQDRLTVTVVDTNITRADGTYELKCGPTGGTHPEARSACARLDELAGEGKDPFTPVPEGQMCTMQMGGPATARVTGTWQGRSIDATFSRKNGCEISRWQNLVPVLPAATG; the protein is encoded by the coding sequence GTGTCGCGTCGTTCCTTCCTCACCGTCACCGCCGCCTTCGCCGCCTCGCTCGCCGCCGTGGCCGCCTTCGCGCCCACCGCCACCGCCGGGCCCCTCGACATCGCGTGGACCGCGCTGCCGCCCCTGTTCCAGGAGCAGGGGCAGGGGCAGGAACAGCAGCAGGCGCAGGACCGGCTCACCGTGACCGTCGTCGACACCAACATCACCCGCGCCGACGGTACGTACGAGCTGAAGTGCGGCCCCACCGGCGGTACGCACCCCGAGGCCCGTTCCGCGTGCGCGCGGCTCGACGAGCTCGCCGGCGAGGGGAAGGACCCGTTCACCCCGGTGCCCGAGGGCCAGATGTGCACCATGCAGATGGGCGGGCCCGCCACCGCCCGGGTCACCGGGACATGGCAGGGACGGAGCATCGACGCGACGTTCAGCCGCAAGAACGGCTGCGAGATCTCACGCTGGCAGAACCTCGTCCCCGTACTCCCCGCCGCCACGGGCTGA
- a CDS encoding excisionase family DNA-binding protein, whose product MITTAITPKWHTTAEVAAMLGFGLSKTKMLVLTGEIRSVKVGRNRRILPAWVDEYVQRMATDAEGQAA is encoded by the coding sequence GTGATCACGACCGCCATCACACCGAAGTGGCACACGACCGCCGAGGTCGCCGCGATGCTCGGCTTCGGCCTGTCCAAGACCAAGATGCTGGTACTCACCGGCGAGATCCGTTCGGTCAAGGTCGGCCGCAACCGTCGCATCCTCCCGGCCTGGGTCGATGAGTACGTCCAGCGCATGGCTACCGACGCCGAAGGGCAGGCAGCATGA